Genomic segment of Peribacillus frigoritolerans:
GATTTTGTTAAAGCAATCGAAGAAACTGGAAAAAAACAACTCATCATCGCGGGCGTGGTTACAGATGTCTGTGTTGCTTTCCCGGCACTTTCCGCTCTGAACGCTGGTTATGAAGTATTTGCCGTAACTGATGCTTCTGGAACAGTCAGCAAACAGGTAGCTGATGCGGCTCTAGCGCGTATGGCCCATGGCGGTGTGCAGCTTATGAACTGGTTTAGCGTAGCGTGCGAATTACAACGTGATTGGCGCAACGATGTCGAAGGTTTTGGTGCTTTACTTTCCAGCCAGCTTCCTGGTTATCAAAATATCATCGGAAGCTATAGGGGAGCTCAGCGCGACTTTAGCAAGCAGATTTAGAGATGACGCACCGATTGAATAAAGAGGGGATATTTGTTCCCTCTCGGACTGTAGGCAAGCTCGATGAAAATCGGGTTTGCCTACAGTTTTTAGTATGAGCACAATTTGTCCGTCCAGGCACTCGCTTTCCGCGGGCGGGGTCTCCCCTAAATACACTCCTGTTCCAATCTTTTAAAACAAAATTTGGTTATCCTTCATGATTTTTTTATTGTTTTATATGGGACGAAACCATATTGGATTGAAGAAATTTGCGACACTCCTGCCGAATAACTGGCTAGCCGAGACCCCACAGACGCTTGCGT
This window contains:
- the ycaC gene encoding isochorismate family cysteine hydrolase YcaC produces the protein MSDLYSRLSKDDAAVLLVDHQTGLISGLVRDYGVDEFKNNVMALANTAKFFDLPVILTTSFENGPNGPLMQELEELFPHAPKIARPGQINAWDNEDFVKAIEETGKKQLIIAGVVTDVCVAFPALSALNAGYEVFAVTDASGTVSKQVADAALARMAHGGVQLMNWFSVACELQRDWRNDVEGFGALLSSQLPGYQNIIGSYRGAQRDFSKQI